In Nymphaea colorata isolate Beijing-Zhang1983 chromosome 3, ASM883128v2, whole genome shotgun sequence, a genomic segment contains:
- the LOC116249771 gene encoding L-type lectin-domain containing receptor kinase SIT2-like: protein MACFILSSPVPRTLLLFSYLLLLRLPKQATSTTTNFTFNGFLNSNLTLREASVITSTGLLRLTNSSRQLGHGNKGHAFYPVPLQFKNHSSGSTTVSFSTRFVFAIISQTEKSGGHGLAFAIVPSTEISTAAGGEYLGLFNESNNGNSSNHIFAVEFDTVRSGSFSDIDNNHVGVNINGMISNTSETAAYFNVKNEKEVVDLLSGKQVQAWIDYDGRHKQLNITIAPSTLSYRPSRPLISYTTDLSSVLRDVMYVGFSAGTAGYASEHYLSAWSFEIDRETTAPNVSRVPSAPIIAISKSHFKLSKLIPYSSTLTVFLLMATLGVVCQTYRRWKLTAETLEDWELEYPHRFSYKELYRATKGFKREILGKGGFGSVYRAVLASNGMEVAIKRVSHNSKQGMKEFVAEVSSLGRLSHRNLVQLQGWCRREEELILVYEYMPNGSLDSFLFEDSKRILSWEERFKILKGVASGLFYLHEGWEQIIVHRDVKASNVLLDADLTPKLGDFGLARLYEHGTNPKTTHVVGTFGYMAPELSRTWKATTSSDVYAYGALLLEVACGRRPVEPDESYEVSVLVEWVHMLWKNGEILSALDKRLGLDYVEEEAELVLKLGVLCSQSVPEVRPSMRQVIQFLDGDASVKEFALEKLVIDDNQGFDQLVLPFPLPEKLFSDCSSQFEAHDHSVIEFSQEFK, encoded by the coding sequence ATGGCGTGTTTCATTCTGTCTTCCCCTGTACCAAGAACCCTTCTGTTGTTCTcctaccttcttcttcttcgtctcccTAAACAAGCGACTTCAACCACCACCAACTTCACCTTCAATGGATTCCTCAACTCCAACCTGACCTTACGCGAAGCTTCGGTGATCACCTCCACCGGGTTGCTGCGCTTGACCAACAGTTCTCGCCAATTGGGCCATGGAAACAAGGGCCACGCATTCTACCCAGTCCCCCTGCAGTTCAAGAACCACTCCTCTGGGAGCACAACTGTGTCCTTCAGCACCCGTTTCGTCTTTGCCATTATTTCGCAGACCGAAAAATCCGGAGGTCATGGCCTTGCCTTCGCAATCGTACCTTCCACAGAAATCTCCACCGCCGCCGGAGGCGAATACCTTGGTCTCTTCAATGAGTCCAACAATGGGAACTCCTCCAACCACATTTTCGCCGTCGAGTTCGACACGGTTCGATCGGGAAGTTTCAGTGACATCGACAACAATCATGTTGGTGTTAACATCAACGGTATGATCTCCAACACCTCTGAAACTGCTGCCTACTTCAATGTCAAGAACGAGAAGGAGGTGGTCGATCTACTAAGCGGCAAGCAGGTGCAGGCCTGGATCGACTACGATGGTCGGCACAAGCAGCTCAATATCACCATAGCTCCATCAACGCTTTCTTATAGGCCGAGCCGCCCATTGATATCTTACACCACTGATCTTTCCTCTGTTCTTCGCGATGTCATGTACGTTGGCTTCTCTGCCGGAACCGCAGGGTATGCGAGCGAGCATTACCTCTCAGCTTGGAGTTTCGAAATCGATAGAGAAACTACAGCTCCCAACGTCTCACGGGTTCCATCAGCCCCAATCATAGCAATATCTAAGTCACATTTCAAGCTTTCCAAGCTTATACCCTATTCTTCTACCCTGACAGTCTTTCTTCTAATGGCGACTCTAGGAGTAGTTTGTCAAACATATCGGAGGTGGAAGCTCACTGCCGAGACATTGGAAGATTGGGAGCTGGAATATCCCCACAGGTTCTCCTACAAGGAACTCTACAGAGCAACAAAGGGCTTCAAGAGGGAAATTCTTGGCAAAGGAGGGTTTGGAAGCGTCTACAGGGCGGTGCTGGCCAGCAACGGTATGGAGGTGGCAATCAAGAGGGTGTCGCACAACTCGAAACAGGGGATGAAAGAGTTTGTAGCAGAGGTTTCAAGCTTGGGGAGACTGAGCCACAGGAACCTGGTTCAGTTGCAAGGGTGGTGCAGGAGAGAAGAGGAGCTGATCCTGGTGTATGAGTACATGCCCAATGGGAGCCTAGACAGTTTCCTTTTCGAGGACAGCAAGAGGATCCTTAGTTGGGAGGAGAGGTTCAAGATTCTCAAGGGAGTTGCTTCTGGTCTGTTCTATCTGCATGAGGGGTGGGAACAGATTATTGTGCACAGAGACGTGAAGGCAAGCAATGTGTTGCTGGATGCTGATCTGACTCCAAAGCTTGGTGATTTCGGGCTTGCCAGGCTCTATGAGCATGGAACCAATCCTAAGACTACCCATGTGGTTGGCACCTTCGGGTACATGGCGCCGGAGCTTTCCCGCACCTGGAAGGCCACCACCAGCTCTGATGTCTATGCCTACGGTGCCTTGCTTCTTGAGGTGGCATGTGGGAGGAGGCCAGTTGAACCAGACGAATCCTATGAAGTGTCTGTTCTGGTTGAGTGGGTGCACATGTTGTGGAAGAATGGGGAGATACTGTCTGCATTGGACAAGAGGCTTGGGTTGGACTATGTGGAGGAGGAAGCAGAGCTGGTGCTGAAACTTGGCGTGCTGTGCTCCCAGTCTGTGCCTGAGGTCAGGCCAAGCATGCGGCAGGTGATTCAGTTTCTGGATGGTGATGCATCGGTCAAGGAGTTTGCGCTGGAGAAGTTGGTCATTGATGATAATCAAGGATTCGATCAACTGGTCCTGCCATTTCCGTTACCTGAGAAGTTGTTCTCAGACTGTAGTTCCCAATTCGAGGCGCATGATCATTCAGTGATAGAATTCAGCCAAGAGTTCAAGTAG